Sequence from the Ectothiorhodospira sp. BSL-9 genome:
AGTGTGGTCAACCATCTCAATCTGCCTCTGGGCAAGGCAGTCGTCGGTCGTTTCAGCGATGGCGAGGTGCAGGTGGAATTGCTGGAGAATGTTCGTGGGAGGGATGTCTTCATCATCCAGTCCACCGGTTCCCCCACCAACGACAACCTCATGGAACTGCTGATCATGGTGGACGCCTTGCGTCGCGCCTCGGCGGGTCGCATCACCACTGTCATCCCCTATTTTGGTTACTCCCGCCAGGACCGTCGTGTGCGCTCCGCCCGCGTGCCCATCTCCGCCAAGGTGGTGGCCAACATGCTCGAGGCGGTGGGAGCAGACCGGGTGCTTACCGTGGACGTGCACGCCGACCAGGTGCAGGGCTTCTTCAACGTGCCGGTGGATAACGTCTACGCCTCCCCCATCCTGCTGGGGCACATCTGGCGCCAGAAGATCCCCAACCTGCTCGTGGTCTCCCCGGATGTGGGTGGTGTGGTGCGCGCCCGTGCCCTGGCCAAGCGCCTGGACGACGCCGAGCTGGCCATCATCGACAAGCGCCGGCCCAAGGCCAATGAATCCCAGGTGATGCACATCATCGGCGATGTGCAGGACAAGACCTGCATCATCATCGACGACCTGGTGGATACCGCCGGGACCCTGTGCCAGGCCGCCAAGGCCCTGAAGGAGCACGGCGCCTCCAAGGTCATGGCCTATGCCACTCACCCGGTCCTGTCAGGCCCCGCCATCGAGAACATCACGAACTCGGAGCTGGATGAGCTGGTGGTGACGGACACCCTGCCGCTGCGCCCGGAAGCCCAGGCCTGTGATCGTATCAAGCAGCTCAGTGTGGCTGGCATGCTGGCCGAGACCATCCGTCGCATCAACCGCGAGGAGTCGGTCAGCTCGCTGTTCGTGGACTGACGGTAGGGAATGCATTTTGGCCGGGAGGTTCCTCTCCCGGCCCCATCGCCCCTCCTGGTCGCGGGAGGGGTTTCTTTTGTAAGTCGGAGAGCAAGACATGAGTGTCAATTTTGAACTGCAAGCAGAGTCGCGTACGGAGCGGGGCAAGGGTGCGAGCCGCCGCCTGCGCCGGGCCGGCCGACTGCCCGCCATCATCTATGGCGCCGGCAAGGAACCCATGAGCATTACCCTGGATCACAGCGCGGTCTGGCTGAGCCAGGAATACGAGGCTTTTTATTCCCACATTCTCAACGTCACGATCGACGGCAAGCTGGAAAAGGCCATCGTGCGCGACCTGCAGCGCCACCCCTACAAGCCCTTCCTGGTGCATATGGACCTGCAGCGCGTGAGTGACA
This genomic interval carries:
- a CDS encoding ribose-phosphate diphosphokinase, translating into MMIFAGNATPNLAQSVVNHLNLPLGKAVVGRFSDGEVQVELLENVRGRDVFIIQSTGSPTNDNLMELLIMVDALRRASAGRITTVIPYFGYSRQDRRVRSARVPISAKVVANMLEAVGADRVLTVDVHADQVQGFFNVPVDNVYASPILLGHIWRQKIPNLLVVSPDVGGVVRARALAKRLDDAELAIIDKRRPKANESQVMHIIGDVQDKTCIIIDDLVDTAGTLCQAAKALKEHGASKVMAYATHPVLSGPAIENITNSELDELVVTDTLPLRPEAQACDRIKQLSVAGMLAETIRRINREESVSSLFVD